The Brassica napus cultivar Da-Ae chromosome C7, Da-Ae, whole genome shotgun sequence genomic interval GAATGAACCCGACATGTATTACAATAGGAATAAAATGGTTTGGGTAATAGTTAATTCACATTTGGttctaatataatatttagaatTCTATCTTAACTATTactcttatttattatttattttataaaattttaaataacaatatatattacTCAAACTAATGATTTAGCTAAAAATTCTTCAGAAtatgagaaataaataaaataaccattataactattaaaaatctcaCAAATAATCAAAGTAACCTAAAATTATAcagaacatgacaaataagcttataaaactaataaaaacatgataaataaatgaaataactTAAAATTATGGAGAACATGAAAAACAAGTCAAatcacttttcaaataatagtattgaTAGATATATTCACAAATAGATTTTGGATTTATAACAACTTGGCTTATAGTGTATACTATTATTTGGTTTAAAGGtcaaatatgttataaacaaaTTATCAGAGCAaactataataatatattacatcaATAATGTAATCAAATGGGCAAGAAAGAAAGTGATGATGACTAATCTTATCAAATCCGTAGTAAGGGATTTATAAAGTAAGCTTGAATTTAATGTCAATAAAATGTTTCTGaataagaaagataaaaaaaatattaattaatttggaTGATTTTAAGTATTTAACTATACAgtagaaaaatgtattttatttaaaaacttacaaatAGGTTGGATCCATGGATATGATTCTGTTTAAATAAGAGAGATTTTTTGGTTtctatatgttttttctttactAAAGGTTATCGCTTGGATATGTTCTGTAAACATAAAACCCCAAAACTATTAAAGACCATTAGTTGGATCCAATAAAATACCAAAGGCAAAATATAGATATCGGAAGATAGAATGACATCCCACCTAGGAATGTTTAAGCTCGTGCACAGATcttaatcaagaaaaaaaatattccagAAAAAATTGAGTGGAATATATATACCTGAGTCTCGATGTTCATGGTCGCTGAGAACTCGTGTGGAGAGAAATTGGCTTGGACCGCGTTGAGATTTGTCCCCATTGATTTAAGACACTGAAGAACTTCTACAACTGAATCGATCCCCGACAAAGGTTCTTGTACATTAAACCTAACCTTTGTTCCATTCATTCCATCATGCTCCCGTGCTGATTTTGCCTCCAACACATTCTTTTGTCTCTCTAGTTCTTTCTTTAATCCTTCTAATTTCCTAATCTGATCAACGGCCTTTTCAACAATCGAATTTTTATCACTCTGAATCAAGCAAAAATATAAGTAATATTAGAATAATTatacatttgaaaaaaaaattatgtatttgaaacatttataataactttctgaaacaaactatttttttaaagaatattgGTTAGATTCAtgcaacttttaaaattttattatatataattagtatTTCTTCCATTTCACTttaattgtcattttagatttggatacatagattaaaaaaatatataattttgtatatttactaaaAATTATCATTAACAACACACATACCCACATATCAACTACTAGAAAAATATAATggaatataaaatcaataaattttgtattgaaattataaaactacaattattttgaaaaaaatattttagtttacaaTAACATTTAAACTGAAACGGATGaaaccataatttttttttaagttaatacACAACAAGTCAACAAAATAGTGCACCTTAGTGGCAGGTAATAGAGATTGGAGAGCAAAGTaactctgtttttgtttctctcttctcGTTCTCTCTTTCATCATATGTCGCCGGCTTCTCTCCTTCTCCGGCACTGCTACAATTTTCTTCTCCTCCCAATTCTTTCTCAGAAGATTCACCATTCTCCTCTTCACGTTCACCGTCGATGAAGACGATACCATCCTCTGTTCATGGTCCCTCACGTATGACCTGAAGGCGCTTCTGTTTGGTACACCTACGGTTTTGTCACCGTCACCATCGCCGGAGACGTCACCGGCGATCATATCCCAGAaattttctccttcttcttggAAAACAGAATCTAGAGAGAAAAAATCCATCTCTCTCGCTATCGCTACGTTAAGGATCTTGAGTTGTGAATTGATGGTGTGTGTGTCTCGTTTGTCTcgtgtgtgttttatatatatgttagattttaAACACGTGGGGTAATGATTTAACAAACGTGAGAACCATATTCAGCACGTGGTCAACGAAAATTTTCTCACTTTCTTGTTTATATTAATGACGTATGTAGAAGGATTATAGACACGGTCACCTGCTTAGGAAACAATgaaaaaacaacattttaaaaaattatgtgtCACAATTAGCTTTGagcactattattatttttaatagaacaattaataatttaagagatcatttaataaaaaaaagttggaTGTTGGATGTTTCAAACTATGTTGTATGGaatatattcattaaatttGTTAGGCGTATTATCTATAGTGAAGTTCCTATAAATAAACATTCCATAAAACGTAGTTTGAAAGACCCAATACCCAACATtcaatttgtatttttcttatttatcgAATGGTCTCTTAAATCATTCCTTGTTCTACGTAGAATACATAACTGATTCATTTCTTACTGTCTCATTCATTGTTGGAGAATTCGCCAAACATAACTTATAATATTCATTTGAAATACAAAAGTATACCTCGTATGGAAtccaaatgcaaaactaatttAAATGTATAGCAAAATTACTATACAcctttatgaccaaacaaaaaatcagaaaattattttacgattttatcatttaaaagtctatttttaatagataaaagtCTGCACGGTGTAAACCTCCTAAGAAGTTTGCTATGTATACTTATTTTGAAGTCTATATCATAATTTGAtctcataattttatttgaaaaatgtataaaaataatttgtgtgAAATTTCTTATAAGTCATCAATATAaggtatataaatttaaatttaatataactaaacaatttaaaagaatatatatggACTTGGTAACCATTTCCTAGAAAATGTTTATGGTTTAACAACAAAAAGCTCTAACATATGATGtcttttagggttagattttagatttagatttttttgttttattgactTAAATTTACATATTAATATGGGGtagattatattttgtatatttgataCCATAATTGAGACCTTTTG includes:
- the LOC106407720 gene encoding transcription factor bHLH92 isoform X2; protein product: MDFFSLDSVFQEEGENFWDMIAGDVSGDGDGDKTVGVPNRSAFRSYVRDHEQRMVSSSSTVNVKRRMVNLLRKNWEEKKIVAVPEKERSRRHMMKERTRREKQKQSYFALQSLLPATKSDKNSIVEKAVDQIRKLEGLKKELERQKNVLEAKSAREHDGMNGTKVRFNVQEPLSGIDSVVEVLQCLKSMGTNLNAVQANFSPHEFSATMNIETQNISKR
- the LOC106407720 gene encoding transcription factor bHLH92 isoform X1: MDFFSLDSVFQEEGENFWDMIAGDVSGDGDGDKTVGVPNRSAFRSYVRDHEQRMVSSSSTVNVKRRMVNLLRKNWEEKKIVAVPEKERSRRHMMKERTRREKQKQSYFALQSLLPATKSDKNSIVEKAVDQIRKLEGLKKELERQKNVLEAKSAREHDGMNGTKVRFNVQEPLSGIDSVVEVLQCLKSMGTNLNAVQANFSPHEFSATMNIETQIRGEEVEKRVQKRLQETEWKLLFLPEASFLRD